CCTAAAAGTAGTGACGCCTCATCCAGATTAGGTGTAATTAGCTTTGCAAGTGGTAGTAGATCTTTGTTTAAAGATTGGATGGCATCGTCTTTTAAAAGTTTGGCGCCACTTGTTGCTACCATCACTGGGTCAACAACTAGCTTTATCTCAGGGTTTTCGTAAAAAAATTCAGCAACAGTTTGGATGATATTTGCAGAATATAACATTCCTGTTTTTGCTGCTTTGATAGGAAAGTATCCTGCGACTGCTTTCAGTTGTGCTGAGACGAAGTCTGGTGAAATTTCAAAAATATCACTCACTCCATCGGGATTTTGAGCAGTTAAACAAGTAAAGACTGTGGTTCCAAAGGATGCGAGGGATGAAAATGTTTTTAGATCCGCTTGGACGCCAGCACCACCACCTGAATCGGAACCGGCAATTGTTAAGGTAATGGGGAAATCTTTTTTCATATTATGGAAACCATCCGTACTTGTCAAAATTCAATGTATCATCGTTTAAATCAAAGATAACACCTTCCGATTGTAGGATTTTTTTCTGCAAGGAGGCACGGAAACCATCACCTCGAAATGAAATTCTACCTTGGGCATTGATCACTCGTTGCCAGGGGATTTTTTGTTCCATATCTTTTTTGAGTGCGTTTAAAGCATATCCGACAGCCCTTGCGGCTCTA
The sequence above is drawn from the Leptospira sp. WS4.C2 genome and encodes:
- the thiD gene encoding bifunctional hydroxymethylpyrimidine kinase/phosphomethylpyrimidine kinase, translating into MKKDFPITLTIAGSDSGGGAGVQADLKTFSSLASFGTTVFTCLTAQNPDGVSDIFEISPDFVSAQLKAVAGYFPIKAAKTGMLYSANIIQTVAEFFYENPEIKLVVDPVMVATSGAKLLKDDAIQSLNKDLLPLAKLITPNLDEASLLLGEKIHLYDQLVPMAEKLFQKYKVPVLLKGGHLQNATEATDVLFDGKSSYIFSKPFLKGKNTHGTGCTYSAAITSFLAHGKNLPEAIGSAKEYLHLTLEDEIKTGPIHHLNHFPEPIN
- a CDS encoding MGMT family protein, which translates into the protein MSALKTKSTNFYDSVYAVVKKIPKGKVTTYGHIALLLGSPRAARAVGYALNALKKDMEQKIPWQRVINAQGRISFRGDGFRASLQKKILQSEGVIFDLNDDTLNFDKYGWFP